Sequence from the uncultured Flavobacterium sp. genome:
CTGTCGCACACAAAATAAATGGTAATAAAAACCGAAGTAACTAAGAAAAAAGTCTGTAAAGTATCCGTAATAATAATGGTTTTTAAGCCGCTTTTATAAGTATATAAAAATATTAGCGTCAAGGCTAAAAATACCGTCATTGGAAATGGAATTCCATAAAAATCAAAGACATAACGCTGTAACACAATAACCACTAAATACAAGCGAAAAGCCGAACTTACGGTTCTGCTTACCAAAAAAATAGAAGCGGCAGTTTTATAACTGTTAGTTCCCATTCTTTGTTCGATATAACTGTAAATAGAGGTGAGGTTCATTCGATAATATAATGGAAGCAATACTTTGGCGATAATAATAAACCCAATCGCGTTTCCTAAAATAAACTGAAAATACTTGAATTGTTCTCCGTTTGGCGATCCGACTTCGCCAGGAACCGAAATAAAAGTCACGCCGGACAATGCGGTTCCAATCATTCCAAAAGCAACTAAATACCATTTAGAATTTTTATTGGCTTTAAAAAACGAATCATTGTCTTGCCCTTTTTTACTGATGACTTGAGAAATGAGCAATAATAGTCCAAAATATACGATGATAAAAATTAAGATGGTGCTTGAAGACATTTTGGTTTTGGATTAGTTATGAAATTATTTTTTAATTTGGTTGGTGTAATTACTTCGTCTTTTTGTTTGGGTAATAAAAGTACAATTAAACACAATATTGTCATTTCGACAGAGGAGAAATCACACACGAAACTCCGCGTAGAAAGTCGCCAATCTTTGTCGAATTACTAGTGTGATTTCTCCTTCGTCGAAATGACAAAAGTCTGCGATAAATTTATTCTCCACACTATTCTTTACTTTATTTCGTAGCGATATTTTCCTGTAAAACAGCTCTGACGCTTTTGTGTTTTTGAAGCAATTCGGCAGCAAGATCGTGTTCGATATTAAGTTCTTCCATAATCATTTTAATGGCTCTTTTTACCAGTTTTTCGTTAGACAATTGCATGTCAACCATTTTGTTGCCTTTGATTTTTCCCAGTTTAATCATAACCGAAGTTGAGATCATATTTAAAGTTAGCTTTTGAGCGGTTCCGGCTTTCATACGTGTACTTCCGGTTAAAAATTCCGGACCAACAACAACTTCTATTGGATAATCGGCAACTTCAGCAATTAAACCTTTGCTAATGCAGGAAATACTACCGGTTTTAATGTTGTTTTCTTTGGCTTTTTTAAGTCCGCCTAAAACATAAGGCGTGTTTCCCGAAGCAGCAATTCCAATGATAAAATCCAAACTCGAAATTTGATGTTTCGATAAATCTTTCCAGGCTTGTTCTGTGTCGTCTTCGGCATTTTCGACTGCTTTTCTGATGGCAGTATCTCCGCCAGCGATAATTCCGATAATCATATCGTGTGGAACGCCAAAAGTTGGCGGACATTCAGAAGCATCCAGAATCCCGATACGTCCGGAAGTTCCGGCTCCAATGTAAAATAAACGTCCGCCAAGCTGCATTTTTTTTACAATTGCTTTTACCAGTTTTTCAATCTTCGGAATTTGTTTTTCAACAATAAGTGGTACTTTTTTATCTTCGGTATTTATGTTTATGAGCAATTCTTTGGTGCTCATTTGGTCTAAATTTTTATACAGAGATTCTTGTTCGGTTTCAGGGTTTTTGTTTGGCATAACAAATAAATTGTGGTTATTTTATAAAAATCGGGGTATAATGTTACCATATATTATAAGTCAATTTTAAACACGAATTTCACAAATTAACACTAATTAGGTTTGTGAAATTAATTTCGTAAACTAAGCTAGCCTATTAAAATTTGTGCAAATCGGTGAAATTCGTGTTTACAATATTTATGTTGGACTATAAATGCATTATATCATACCCCGATTTTAAAATTTTTAGATAGCAGGATCTGGCGGAGTATTTGTATTATTATTTCTCTCAGAATCCGGATAAGGATACCAGTTTCGGTTTCTTTCGGCTCCGGTAGTTCCTGCGCCCGGACGATCAAATCTTCTGCTGTCTTCCAGTTTCAGACTTGACATATACATTTCGATACAGCGATTTCTGTAAATCTCGGTTAAAATTGCGGGTTTTGTAACCGCTCCCGTATATGACGCAAGATTCGCTCCAATTCCGTAAGTATCTGCTGCTGCAGTTTTGGTCAAAACTTTATTTAATTCGATAATTGCTTGTGGTAAATTGTCTTTACGGGCATATCCTTCGGCTTTGATTAACATCATTTCGCCCGGTAAATAAAGCGGAATTGGTTTAATATTTGAATCAAAGAAACCAGTTGCAACCGTAGGATTTGAGCCCGGTTTAATGTAGAAATTCAATCTTCCGTCTGCGCTATCAGGCGCTAAACTTGCCGGTAATCCTAACGTTAAATCAACAGGTTGAAAAACATTATTTGTCGTAATCGAAATATAAGCAATTGGATTTGCACTAATCTGATCGAAAGCAAATATTGATTTAACCGAAAGATCGACCAAGTTGGCATAAGCAATAGCATTGTCATAATCTCCTGCCATTAAATAGGTTCTTGCTAAAAGCGCATAAACGGAATTTTTATAATTAACTCCGGCTACTAAACCAGAAAATCCTGTTGCTTTGTCCAATAAAGGTTCTGTTGCTTTTAGAATTTTAATTGCTTCGGTTAAGACATCTGCTCTGGAATCAAAAGAGGCATTTTTCCCTGTTTTTAAAGGTACACTTTGAAAATATTGTACAAGAGTTGTAATCGCCATTGCCTTGAAAATTGTAGCATGAACAAGAACACTCGCTTTTTCATTTTCCGAAGTTAATACATCAATATGATCGATAACTTTTTGAGATTCAGATTTAATCACCAAACATTGTGACCACAGATTGTTTACGACTTGATTTTTGGTCGAAAGTACGCCGCCACCTACAGAAAGTTCACCTTCGTCAACATTTCCGGCATTTAGCAATCGCAATTCTTTTGTTGTAAATCCATTTCCGGTAATCGTGTTGTAAACAGGACTAATACGCTCGATAGTCCAAAGTTGTTGTAATCCGTTGGCAGCACCAATGATTCCTTCTCTGGTTCCAAAAACCAATTCCTGAGACGGTTTTGTTGGGTCAACATACTCTTCATTACAACTTGCAAAAAGCAGTGAAAGAGCTACTATAGGGATGAATATTTTTTTCATGATGTTTTTGTTTGATTAAAATTGAACTTTTACGGCCAATGAGTATGAACTTGGAATTGGCACTGTTCCAAAATTGTATTTAGCAACCGATGATTGTCCGCCAGAATTGGTTTCCGGATCAAAACTGGTGAAATTATCCCATGAAATCAGGTTTCTTCCACTTGCTGTAATCGTTAAATCATCAAAGAAGTTGTTTATTTTTCCGAAAGAATAATTCAAAGAAACTTCTCTTAATTTTAGGTAGCTTCCGTCAACAACTCTAAACTCTTCGATGTTGTAAATCGACCATATATAACCACGAGGTAATTCTCCGTTAAGTTCTTTGGTTACAATTGTTCCTGATCCTACACCTTGTCTGGTTCTATAATCGGCATCAAAAACATCTACGCCCTGAACGCCATCAAATAATATAGAAAGACCGAATTTTTTGTAATTAACATTAGCTCCAAACGCGATAACATAATCCGGATTTGGATTACCAATTTGTTTGTTCAAAATAGTTCCTGTTGGCTGTCCGTTAGCATCTCTTTGTGGCGCTCCGGTATTTACATCACCTTTTTCAGTTTGAGGATATCCGTCTGGAGTTAGCAATAAACTTCCGTCTGAATTTCGGGCAAAATAAGTACCGTAGAAAATCCCGATTGGTTTGTTCATCTCTACAAAAACCGGAGCTCCGGCTAAATTGCTGTCTAATTTAAAACGCTGTTGCGGTAATCCAGTTACTTTATTTCTGTTGCTGCTATAGTTTACAAAAACGTCAACATGTAAATTCTCTTTTTTGATCAGATCATATTTCAAATTGATTTCATACCCTTTATTGTTCATTTGTCCAATGTTTTTAATGGTATTTGTAGCTCCTTCAGAAGCCGCCAATTGAACTGGTAACAACAAATCATCAATATCAGCATTGTAATAACTGAAAGATAAATTCAGACGATCTTTTAGGAAACCAAAATCACCACCAACTTCATACGTAACACTTTGTTCCGGTTTTAAGTCTAAGTTTCCTTGTTTGAAACCTTCAATAGTAAAAGTACTGTTTCCTAAAAGGGTTCCTGTAGAATAATTGGTAAAACGGGCATAAGGTTTAATCGCCGTTAAACTTCCTGATTTTCCCCAAGAAGCTCTAAAACGTACCGAACTTACTGCGTCATGAATGCCTTCCATAAATTTTTCGTCAGAAAGTACATAACTCGCACTTGCTTTTGGATAAAACTGAGATCGGTTATCGCTTGAGAAAATAGTCGATGCATCTTGTCTTAGAGCAACAGTCATATAAAGTTTGTCTTTATAACCAACAGTTTCCTGAAGATAATATCCCCATAAATTATATTTGGACTGACTAGAACTCGGAGAACCCGGAATCAATGTATTAAAAGCATTTATAGTTTCAATAAAAGGTTTTAAGTTACGACCTTCGATAGCTACAAAATCATCACGATAGGTTTGTACGTTGTAACCTCCGTAAGTTGTAGCTTTCCATTTATCGTTGATATTCCAAAGATATCTTAAGTTCAAATCATTGTTAAATTGTACAACTCTGTTACTAGCTTCAGAAACATAACCGTCGTTATAATACGCTGGATTTACCACATAAGGATATCTTGGAATAAATACATTTCCTCTTTGATTGTAATTATCGATACCAAAAATTAAATCGGCATTGAAATTTTTAAAAGGCGTATAATTCAATTGTAAATCCGAAATAATACGATCTGTATTTTGTGTGATTTTGAAAGTTTCTATTATCGAAAGCGGATTAACTCTATTTGGATCAACAGCCATTAAATTGCCGTTCACATCTCTTTGATGAATGTCGTAAGTATTATTGGTAATGTTTATAGCATTAATTGGACTCCAGAAAACGTTTCCATCCGGTTTTTCATTCGAACTTGAATTCACGTAATTTAATCCTACCGTAGCTGACAATTTTGAATTAAAATCATGCTTTAATCTCACTTTGACTCCGGCTCTTTTAAAATCGGTATTTTTTACAATTCCTTCATTTACCAGATACCCAAGAGAAGCAAAATATTTGGTTTTCTCGTCGCCGCCTTGAAGAGAGAAGTAAGTGTCAGTTCCAACGCCTGTACCAAAAATATCATCCTGATAATCGTATCGTTTTACATCAGTAGTTCTGGTTTCAAGATTTCGACCAAGAACGGTAACTGTAGTTGGACTTGCAGGATTTCCCTGAATTGGGAACAATGCCGGAGAAGCATTTACAAACTGCTTATCAGACATATTCATGTCCAGTTTTTTTCGGATTTGGTTTGAAGTCACGCTCGTCGAAAAAGTATATCTCGTTTCGCCAGCGACACCTTTTTTAGTTGTAATTAAAACTACACCATTTGCAGCTCTTGATCCGTAAATTGCTGCGGCAGCACCTCCGTTCAAAACCTCTACGCTTTGTATGTCGTTGGGATTAATATCTGCAGATCTGTTTTGACCAATTTGCATATTAGAATTTCCTGACGTTACATTCAGGTTCGTTACATTGGTTGTGGCATTGTTCAAAACCACACCGTCAATAACATATAATGGATCTGAAGAACCTAAAATAGATGAAGTTCCTCTAAGTTTAATACTGAAACCTCCGGCAGGATCTCCTGAGTTTTGAGAAACCTGTGCTCCGGCAATTTTTCCCTGCAAAGCTGTCGAAAGACCTCCGGGTTGTGCTTTAACCAAATCTTCGCCTTTTATGCTCGTTACAGCATTTCCAAGTTCTTTACGTGTCGCACGTACAGTAGAACCCAGAACAACAACTTCAGAAAGCGTGTTGAGCTCTTCGGTCATTTTAAGATTAACGGAGTTGGTATCGGCTGTAATTTTGGCTTTTTTAGGCGCAAATCCAACGAAAGTAAAAACGAGGGTTTCGCCTTCGTTTACTGCGATGCTAAATTTTCCGTCTAAATCAGTTACGGTACTTTTTGAGGTTCCTTCAATCAAAACGGATACTCCTGGTAGAGAAAGTCCGTCTGTACTACTCGTAATTGTACCGGTTACGGTTTTTGTTTGCGCAAGAACGGGTTGAGCAAACAAAATAATTCCAAATAAAATAAATAATAGTTTTTTCATTTTAAAATATTTGTTTGGTTAGAAAACCTAAATATAGGGATTAATTCTTATAAATGAATTTTTATGCAATATTTTTGTTTATAATATTATAAAACGCATAAAAACGCAACAATAATTGTTTTATAATGCTATTTTGAGCTCTATGGAAGTGTTTTTAAAATATTAATCTACAGATCGTGCACGATAATGCATTATATTTTATATTTGTTAAAAAATTAAAATGCTTAAAAAAGAAAGACATCAATTTATCATGGATAAATTTAAGAATGTCGAAAAAATAAATACGATTGATCTTGCCTTAGAATTGAACATTTCTGAGGATACAATACGTAGGGATTTTAATGAATTACACAATAAAGGACTCATCAATAAAGTATATGGTGCTGCTTTTCCTGTAAAAGAAAAATCAAATAATGTATTTGATATTACCATTATTAACGAAGACAAAAAGATAATTGTAGGACAAAAAGCATTGTCTTTTTTAAGCGAAGGACAAGTGATTATAATGACCGGAGGAACGACCAATTTATCTTTTTGCAAACTTATTCCAATAGATTTCTCCGCTACTATATATACGTATAGTTTGCCTATTGCCATGCAGT
This genomic interval carries:
- the murQ gene encoding N-acetylmuramic acid 6-phosphate etherase, with translation MPNKNPETEQESLYKNLDQMSTKELLININTEDKKVPLIVEKQIPKIEKLVKAIVKKMQLGGRLFYIGAGTSGRIGILDASECPPTFGVPHDMIIGIIAGGDTAIRKAVENAEDDTEQAWKDLSKHQISSLDFIIGIAASGNTPYVLGGLKKAKENNIKTGSISCISKGLIAEVADYPIEVVVGPEFLTGSTRMKAGTAQKLTLNMISTSVMIKLGKIKGNKMVDMQLSNEKLVKRAIKMIMEELNIEHDLAAELLQKHKSVRAVLQENIATK
- a CDS encoding SusC/RagA family TonB-linked outer membrane protein; the encoded protein is MKKLLFILFGIILFAQPVLAQTKTVTGTITSSTDGLSLPGVSVLIEGTSKSTVTDLDGKFSIAVNEGETLVFTFVGFAPKKAKITADTNSVNLKMTEELNTLSEVVVLGSTVRATRKELGNAVTSIKGEDLVKAQPGGLSTALQGKIAGAQVSQNSGDPAGGFSIKLRGTSSILGSSDPLYVIDGVVLNNATTNVTNLNVTSGNSNMQIGQNRSADINPNDIQSVEVLNGGAAAAIYGSRAANGVVLITTKKGVAGETRYTFSTSVTSNQIRKKLDMNMSDKQFVNASPALFPIQGNPASPTTVTVLGRNLETRTTDVKRYDYQDDIFGTGVGTDTYFSLQGGDEKTKYFASLGYLVNEGIVKNTDFKRAGVKVRLKHDFNSKLSATVGLNYVNSSSNEKPDGNVFWSPINAINITNNTYDIHQRDVNGNLMAVDPNRVNPLSIIETFKITQNTDRIISDLQLNYTPFKNFNADLIFGIDNYNQRGNVFIPRYPYVVNPAYYNDGYVSEASNRVVQFNNDLNLRYLWNINDKWKATTYGGYNVQTYRDDFVAIEGRNLKPFIETINAFNTLIPGSPSSSQSKYNLWGYYLQETVGYKDKLYMTVALRQDASTIFSSDNRSQFYPKASASYVLSDEKFMEGIHDAVSSVRFRASWGKSGSLTAIKPYARFTNYSTGTLLGNSTFTIEGFKQGNLDLKPEQSVTYEVGGDFGFLKDRLNLSFSYYNADIDDLLLPVQLAASEGATNTIKNIGQMNNKGYEINLKYDLIKKENLHVDVFVNYSSNRNKVTGLPQQRFKLDSNLAGAPVFVEMNKPIGIFYGTYFARNSDGSLLLTPDGYPQTEKGDVNTGAPQRDANGQPTGTILNKQIGNPNPDYVIAFGANVNYKKFGLSILFDGVQGVDVFDADYRTRQGVGSGTIVTKELNGELPRGYIWSIYNIEEFRVVDGSYLKLREVSLNYSFGKINNFFDDLTITASGRNLISWDNFTSFDPETNSGGQSSVAKYNFGTVPIPSSYSLAVKVQF
- a CDS encoding RagB/SusD family nutrient uptake outer membrane protein; this encodes MKKIFIPIVALSLLFASCNEEYVDPTKPSQELVFGTREGIIGAANGLQQLWTIERISPVYNTITGNGFTTKELRLLNAGNVDEGELSVGGGVLSTKNQVVNNLWSQCLVIKSESQKVIDHIDVLTSENEKASVLVHATIFKAMAITTLVQYFQSVPLKTGKNASFDSRADVLTEAIKILKATEPLLDKATGFSGLVAGVNYKNSVYALLARTYLMAGDYDNAIAYANLVDLSVKSIFAFDQISANPIAYISITTNNVFQPVDLTLGLPASLAPDSADGRLNFYIKPGSNPTVATGFFDSNIKPIPLYLPGEMMLIKAEGYARKDNLPQAIIELNKVLTKTAAADTYGIGANLASYTGAVTKPAILTEIYRNRCIEMYMSSLKLEDSRRFDRPGAGTTGAERNRNWYPYPDSERNNNTNTPPDPAI
- a CDS encoding DeoR/GlpR family DNA-binding transcription regulator translates to MLKKERHQFIMDKFKNVEKINTIDLALELNISEDTIRRDFNELHNKGLINKVYGAAFPVKEKSNNVFDITIINEDKKIIVGQKALSFLSEGQVIIMTGGTTNLSFCKLIPIDFSATIYTYSLPIAMQLSQHPNIELIFIGGKLQKKAMVTVGIDVVQVLSKIRADVCFLGVSSLDVNQGLTEMGYEVSIIKKEMINASDKVIVLATSDKINGKMPHQVCGLDKIDAIVTELNPKSSRIRNFVEAGARVY